The following proteins are encoded in a genomic region of Pseudomonas sp. Os17:
- the thiL gene encoding thiamine-phosphate kinase, translating into MGEFELIRHYFAAAPCAQGGEGIALGIGDDCALLAVAPGEQLAISTDTLVAGVHFADPCEPFLLGQRSLAVAVSDLAAMGATPLAFTLALTLPTVSTDWLQAYARGLNLMAQDCGVRLIGGDTTRGPLTLTLTVFGRVPGGQALTRSGARAGDLLCVGGELGNAAGALPLVLGQRRAEAAVAEPLLAHYWSPRPQLALGQALRGKASAALDISDGLLADCGHIAAASAVAVQLDLEKLPLSPALLSFLGLEGARAAALSGGDDYVLAFTLPPAELAPLRAAGWPVHVVGRVLAGQGVTLLDAGGQDITPGIRGYQHFPETP; encoded by the coding sequence ATGGGCGAGTTTGAGCTGATCCGTCATTACTTCGCTGCCGCGCCCTGTGCGCAAGGCGGCGAGGGTATTGCCCTGGGGATTGGCGATGACTGCGCCTTGCTGGCGGTTGCACCCGGCGAGCAGTTGGCGATTTCCACCGACACCCTGGTGGCGGGTGTGCATTTCGCCGATCCCTGCGAGCCCTTTCTTCTAGGTCAACGCTCTCTGGCGGTGGCTGTCAGCGACCTGGCCGCCATGGGCGCCACGCCGCTGGCCTTTACCCTGGCCCTGACCCTGCCGACGGTGAGCACCGATTGGCTGCAGGCCTATGCCCGCGGCTTGAACCTCATGGCCCAGGACTGTGGCGTGCGCCTGATCGGCGGCGACACCACCCGCGGTCCGCTGACCTTGACCCTGACCGTGTTCGGACGGGTTCCCGGCGGCCAGGCCCTGACCCGCAGCGGCGCCCGTGCCGGCGACCTGCTGTGTGTCGGTGGCGAGTTGGGCAATGCGGCCGGCGCCTTGCCGCTGGTACTGGGGCAGCGCCGCGCCGAGGCGGCGGTGGCCGAGCCGTTGCTGGCCCACTACTGGTCGCCCCGACCGCAGTTGGCCCTGGGTCAGGCCCTGAGAGGCAAGGCCAGCGCCGCCCTGGACATTTCCGATGGCCTGCTGGCCGATTGCGGGCATATCGCGGCCGCCTCGGCGGTTGCCGTGCAACTGGACCTGGAAAAACTGCCCCTGTCTCCGGCGCTGCTCAGCTTCCTGGGGCTGGAAGGTGCTCGCGCTGCCGCCCTGAGCGGGGGCGACGACTATGTCCTGGCCTTCACCCTGCCGCCTGCCGAACTGGCGCCGCTGCGGGCGGCGGGGTGGCCGGTGCACGTGGTGGGGCGAGTGCTGGCGGGGCAGGGGGTGACCCTGCTGGATGCCGGCGGCCAGGACATCACCCCC
- the nusB gene encoding transcription antitermination factor NusB, giving the protein MISDESDRFNPRDPKPANAGKPSKSAKRREARQLATQALYQWHMAKHSLNEIEAQFRVDNDFTDIDGAYFREILHGVPANKNEIDTALVPCLDLAIDELDPVELAVLRLSTWELLKRVDVPYRVVINEGIELAKVFGSTDGHKFVNGVLDKLAPRLREAEVKAFKR; this is encoded by the coding sequence GTGATTAGCGACGAAAGCGATCGTTTCAACCCGCGCGATCCCAAGCCTGCCAACGCCGGCAAGCCATCCAAGAGCGCCAAGCGTCGCGAAGCCCGTCAGCTCGCGACCCAGGCGCTGTACCAATGGCACATGGCCAAGCATTCGCTGAACGAGATCGAAGCGCAGTTTCGGGTCGACAACGATTTCACTGATATCGACGGCGCCTACTTCCGGGAGATCCTGCACGGGGTTCCGGCCAACAAGAACGAGATCGACACCGCGCTCGTGCCTTGCCTGGACCTCGCCATCGATGAGCTGGATCCGGTTGAACTGGCGGTTCTGCGCCTCTCCACCTGGGAGCTGCTCAAGCGCGTCGACGTGCCTTACCGCGTTGTGATCAACGAAGGTATCGAACTGGCCAAGGTCTTCGGTTCCACCGATGGCCACAAGTTCGTCAATGGTGTTCTCGACAAGCTGGCACCGCGCCTGCGCGAAGCTGAAGTGAAGGCGTTCAAGCGCTGA
- the ribH gene encoding 6,7-dimethyl-8-ribityllumazine synthase, with protein MTLKTIEGTFIAPKGRYALVVGRFNSFVVESLVSGAVDALVRHGVSESDITIIRAPGAFEIPLVAQKVAQKGEYAAIVALGAVIRGGTPHFEYVAGECTKGLAQVSMEFGVPVAFGVLTVDSIEQAIERSGTKAGNKGAEAALSALEMVSLLAQLEAK; from the coding sequence ATGACCCTGAAGACCATCGAAGGTACCTTCATCGCCCCTAAAGGCCGCTATGCCCTGGTGGTCGGCCGTTTCAACAGCTTCGTCGTCGAAAGCCTGGTCAGTGGCGCGGTTGACGCCCTGGTTCGCCACGGCGTGAGCGAAAGCGACATCACCATCATCCGTGCCCCTGGCGCCTTCGAAATTCCGTTGGTTGCACAGAAAGTCGCACAGAAGGGTGAATACGCGGCGATCGTCGCCCTGGGCGCGGTCATTCGTGGCGGCACTCCGCACTTCGAATACGTGGCCGGCGAATGCACCAAGGGCCTGGCCCAGGTGTCCATGGAGTTCGGCGTGCCAGTGGCCTTCGGCGTGCTGACCGTTGATTCGATCGAACAAGCCATCGAGCGTTCCGGCACCAAGGCCGGCAACAAAGGTGCTGAAGCTGCCCTGTCCGCCCTGGAAATGGTCAGCCTGCTGGCGCAGTTGGAGGCCAAGTGA